One window of the Strix uralensis isolate ZFMK-TIS-50842 chromosome 3, bStrUra1, whole genome shotgun sequence genome contains the following:
- the ODC1 gene encoding ornithine decarboxylase — protein MSSFSNEEFEFTFLDEGFTAKDILDQKINEVSSSDDKDAFYVADLGDIVKKHMRWHKALPRVTPFYAVKCNDSKAVVKTLAVLGAGFDCASKTEIQLVQSIGVPPERIIYANPCKQVSQIKHAASSGVQMMTFDSEVELMKVARAHPKAKLVLRITTDDSKAVCRLSVKFGATLKTSRLLLERAKELDLAIVGVSFHVGSGCTDPETFVQAISDARCVFDMGAELGFSMYLLDIGGGFPGSEDVKLKFEEITSVINPALDKYFPSDSGISIIAEPGRYYVASAFTLAVNIIAKKIVLKEQTGSDDEDDANDKTLMYYVNDGVYGSFNCILYDHAHVKPVLQKRPKPDDSCYSCSIWGPTCDGLDRIVERFNMPELQVGDWILFENMGAYTVAAASTFNGFQRPTIHYVMSRPAWQLMQQIKEQGFLDEVEEQDVSSLPLSCAWESGIEYPATCASASINV, from the exons ATGAGTAGCTTCAGCAATGAAGAATTTGAATTCACCTTCCTTGACGAAGGCTTTACTGCCAAGGATATCCTTGaccaaaaaataaatgaagtgtcATCTTCT GATGATAAAGATGCCTTCTATGTTGCTGACCTTGGGGATATTGTAAAGAAGCACATGCGATGGCATAAAGCCCTTCCTCGGGTAACCCCCTTCTATGCCGTAAAATGTAATGACAGCAAAGCTGTAGTGAAGACGCTTGCTGTTCTTGGTGCAGGATTTGATTGTGCCAGTAAG ACGGAAATACAGCTGGTACAGAGCATTGGTGTACCTCCTGAGCGAATAATATATGCAAATCCCTGTAAACAAGTATCTCAAATCAAACATGCTGCCAGCAGTGGTGTACAGATGATGACATTTGATAGTGAAGTAGAACTAATGAAAGTTGCAAGGGCCCATCCAAAAGCCAA GTTAGTCTTGCGCATTACAACTGATGACTCCAAAGCAGTTTGTCGTCTGAGTGTTAAATTTGGAGCTACACTTAAGACAAGCAGGCTTCTGCTGGAGCGTGCAAAAGAACTTGACCTTGCCATTGTTGGAGTTAG TTTTCATGTTGGAAGTGGTTGTACAGACCCAGAGACCTTTGTCCAAGCCATTTCTGATGCCCGCTGTGTGTTCGATATGGGA GCTGAACTTGGCTTCAGTATGTATCTGCTTGATATTGGTGGTGGCTTCCCTGGCTCTGAAGATGTCAAGCTCAAATTCGAAGAG ATCACAAGTGTAATCAACCCAGCACTGGATAAATACTTTCCTTCGGATTCTGGAATAAGTATTATTGCAGAGCCTGGAAGATACTATGTTGCATCAGCATTCACACTGGCAGTTAACATCATTgcaaaaaaaattgtattaaagGAGCAGACAGGTTCTGACG ATGAAGATGATGCAAACGACAAAACTCTTATGTACTATGTGAACGATGGAGTCTATGGATCATTCAACTGCATCTTGTATGATCACGCACATGTTAAACCAGTTCTGCAAAAG CGGCCTAAACCAGATGACAGCTGCTATTCCTGCAGCATATGGGGACCAACATGTGATGGCCTAGATCGTATTGTTGAGCGTTTTAATATGCCAGAGTTGCAAGTTGGTGACTGGATCCTGTTTGAAAACATGGGTGCCTATACTGTTGCAGCAGCTTCTACTTTCAATGGATTCCAGAGGCCAACAATACACTATGTGATGTCAAGACCAGCATG gcaACTAATGCAGCAGATCAAGGAGCAAGGGTTCCTAGatgaagtggaggagcaggatgTTTCTAGTCTGCCACTCTCTTGTGCCTGGGAAAGTGGAATTGAATATCCAGCAACTTGTGCTTCAGCTAGTATTAATGTATAG